GGTATGTTGCTTGCCCAACAGTCCCAGTGGGGATTCATCCCTGAAGCGAGGGCGTGCCTGACAAACTCTCCAGCCACTGCAGTAGCAATGCCCCTTCTCTGGTATGCTTCAATCGTCTCGATGCCTATGCCACACTTGCCTTCGCTCACGTATTCTGCTGTACACCAACAGACAACAGAATTTCCATCGAGCATCGCAAAGCCGAATCCCTGATCGAGAAATATTTCAAGGGATGGCCAGCCTCCCAGGATCTCATCTTTGACCGAGCCAATGTGTGCAAAGTCACTTTGGAGCAATTGGGCGTCGATCTGCCTGAGCTTCAGCGGAGGCGATGGGATGTCAATTCTCGATGAACTGTCTCGAACAGAGCAGTAAATCCGTCTTTCCACGTTCGTGTGCGAGAGCGG
The sequence above is drawn from the Gemmatimonadota bacterium genome and encodes:
- a CDS encoding GNAT family N-acetyltransferase → MHRLSSEETSSIRPHFDTPNLRLVVDSIIDGKTPARVWADDPATSRTVLAWEGRCIYLVGDFEGVEANNGLREIFSTEIQPEGQSRELGFFKLYYSPDAWSLRLEKIFGPLSHTNVERRIYCSVRDSSSRIDIPSPPLKLRQIDAQLLQSDFAHIGSVKDEILGGWPSLEIFLDQGFGFAMLDGNSVVCWCTAEYVSEGKCGIGIETIEAYQRRGIATAVAGEFVRHALASGMNPHWDCWASNIPSIRVAEKVGLADRHDYEIAIGTFGDG